One part of the Paenibacillus silvisoli genome encodes these proteins:
- a CDS encoding CpsD/CapB family tyrosine-protein kinase, with translation MSQQDNKQRRHLITAINPKSIVSEAYRTLRTNIQFSAIDRQMKVLMVASATVGEGKTTTVTNLAVTYAQEGKKVLLIDADLRNPSLHLVFQLTNRIGLTSAFLHQQSLTDVIGETNIDNLFVLTSGPVPPNSSEILGSQRMQFLLEELKNMYDVILFDTPPVLPVADSLIVSSYCDGVVLVVHAGKTKKEIVKKAKASLDHVKARILGVVLNNNERSKNEGRYYNYYG, from the coding sequence ATGTCACAGCAGGACAATAAGCAGCGGCGTCATCTCATTACCGCTATTAATCCAAAGTCAATCGTTTCAGAGGCGTATCGCACGCTGCGGACGAATATTCAATTCTCGGCGATTGATCGGCAAATGAAAGTGCTTATGGTCGCTTCCGCTACTGTAGGAGAAGGGAAGACAACTACGGTTACGAATCTTGCGGTGACCTATGCGCAAGAAGGAAAGAAAGTACTTCTCATTGACGCCGATTTACGAAATCCTTCCTTGCATCTTGTATTCCAACTAACAAACCGAATTGGTTTAACGAGCGCATTTCTCCATCAACAATCGCTAACGGATGTGATTGGAGAAACGAATATAGACAATCTCTTCGTTCTCACCTCCGGACCTGTTCCGCCTAATTCTTCTGAAATATTAGGCTCGCAGCGTATGCAATTCCTTTTGGAAGAATTGAAGAACATGTACGATGTCATTCTCTTCGATACGCCGCCTGTGCTTCCGGTAGCTGATAGTCTCATTGTATCTTCCTACTGCGACGGAGTAGTCCTTGTCGTGCATGCAGGCAAAACGAAAAAAGAGATTGTTAAGAAAGCGAAAGCCAGCCTGGATCATGTGAAAGCCCGCATACTCGGTGTCGTTCTCAATAATAATGAGCGATCAAAGAATGAGGGCCGATATTACAACTATTACGGGTGA